The region GGCTTCGGCCTCGACAGCATCATCGAAACGGCGTCAGGCGCGACCCTGCTTTGGCGGTTTCGTCAACGCCGCAGTGAAGAGGCAGTACGCTCATGCTGGCCGCTTCGACGGCCCGGAGGTGATCTTCATCAAGCGGGTGCTCCAGCGCGGCCTGCCCGAGCCCGTGCGCGCGGCGATCACGGCGCGGCTCTTCGAAGAGCATGCCGGCGCCGAAGAGGCGACGGTCGCGCAGGAGCTTTACATGGATCTCGCCCAGCTCCGGGCCATGGTCCGCGCCGGGATGGAGGTGGGTGGCCACGGTGCCGATCACGTATGGC is a window of Terriglobia bacterium DNA encoding:
- a CDS encoding polysaccharide deacetylase family protein translates to ASASTASSKRRQARPCFGGFVNAAVKRQYAHAGRFDGPEVIFIKRVLQRGLPEPVRAAITARLFEEHAGAEEATVAQELYMDLAQLRAMVRAGMEVGGHGADHVWLDSLSRADQTHEIERTAAFLARVHGHRPAGWVMCYPFGAYNADTLDLLPDAGCALGLTTRVDLVPDLRAPFELARLDTNDLPFSGDAPVSQWTRLAASVGTPA